A single genomic interval of Mycolicibacterium sp. MU0053 harbors:
- a CDS encoding SDR family NAD(P)-dependent oxidoreductase, producing the protein MTSLNGKVALVTGASSGLGAATAQLFAERGATVFGIARDTERMAAVFAEIPGGQYASFDIASPQACRDAVQRCVQEFGRLDVLVNAAGFHQMRHTQTMTDEDWDHDLAVNLTGPFHLCRAALPHLLTAGGNIVNVSSVAGLEGEVYSSGYCAAKHGIVGLTRALAVEYSAERLRVNVVCPGGMTTPQVTDFAAPENADWNLIMRIAAPRGMMDPVDVAKAIAFLASDDAAAIHGSVYRVDNGKGAG; encoded by the coding sequence AACTGTTCGCCGAGCGCGGCGCCACGGTGTTCGGCATCGCCCGCGACACCGAGCGGATGGCGGCGGTGTTCGCCGAGATCCCCGGCGGCCAATACGCGTCGTTCGACATCGCGAGCCCGCAGGCCTGCCGCGACGCCGTGCAGCGCTGTGTGCAGGAGTTCGGTCGGCTCGACGTCTTGGTCAACGCCGCCGGATTCCACCAGATGCGCCACACCCAGACGATGACCGATGAGGACTGGGACCACGACCTGGCAGTGAACCTGACCGGGCCGTTCCACCTGTGCCGGGCCGCGCTGCCGCATCTGCTGACCGCCGGCGGCAACATCGTCAACGTGTCGTCGGTGGCGGGGCTGGAGGGCGAGGTGTATTCGTCCGGATACTGCGCCGCCAAGCACGGCATCGTCGGCCTGACCCGGGCGCTGGCGGTTGAGTACAGCGCCGAACGGCTCCGGGTCAACGTGGTCTGCCCCGGCGGGATGACCACGCCGCAGGTCACCGACTTCGCCGCGCCCGAGAATGCGGACTGGAACCTGATCATGCGCATCGCCGCGCCCCGCGGAATGATGGACCCGGTCGACGTCGCCAAGGCGATCGCGTTTCTGGCCAGCGACGACGCGGCGGCCATCCACGGCTCGGTGTACCGAGTGGACAACGGCAAGGGTGCCGGCTGA
- a CDS encoding sensor histidine kinase, giving the protein MAGVIGTILVIGGWVWFGIINDQYSQLDRRLDSVSSLGDFSNILTAPPPAGGDLQHEEGSLVRTARIGQVTVSTPSDVVLPEFDDGYTNTTIDGVDYRVRTFQVGPASIALGSPLEETQDRIDALHMRVLIICISLILTTLVVGWVISLVMITPFRRLAQQARAINAQSTPDEVQVRGVWEAVEIGEAVEGMLARIGKEQERTKAALESARDFAAAASHELRTPLTAMRTNLEVLSTLDMPPDQRQELIGDVIRTQSRIETTLWALERLAQGQLTTADDFVPVDITEILDRAAHDAERSYPDLKVSLAASTTVLMVGLPAGLRLVIDNAIANAVKHGGATEVRLDAISSATGVQITVDDNGSGVPEAERTEVFERFSRGSTASRSGSGLGLALVAQQAEVHGGTARLEKSPLGGARLVLDLPGVQ; this is encoded by the coding sequence ATGGCCGGCGTCATCGGCACCATCCTGGTCATCGGCGGCTGGGTGTGGTTCGGCATCATCAACGACCAGTACAGCCAGCTCGATCGCCGATTGGACTCGGTGAGCAGCCTCGGCGACTTCAGCAACATCCTCACCGCGCCGCCGCCGGCCGGCGGCGACCTGCAGCACGAGGAGGGCAGCCTGGTCCGAACGGCCCGGATCGGGCAGGTCACGGTCTCGACCCCCAGCGACGTGGTGCTGCCCGAGTTCGACGACGGCTACACCAACACCACGATCGACGGCGTCGATTATCGGGTCCGCACCTTCCAGGTCGGCCCGGCCTCGATTGCGCTCGGCTCGCCGCTGGAGGAGACGCAGGACCGCATCGACGCCCTGCACATGCGGGTGCTGATCATCTGCATCAGCCTGATCCTCACCACGTTGGTCGTGGGTTGGGTGATCTCGCTGGTGATGATCACCCCGTTCCGGCGGCTGGCCCAGCAGGCCCGCGCGATCAACGCCCAGTCCACCCCGGACGAGGTGCAGGTGCGCGGCGTATGGGAGGCGGTCGAGATCGGCGAGGCCGTCGAGGGCATGCTCGCCCGGATCGGCAAGGAGCAGGAACGCACCAAGGCCGCGCTGGAATCGGCCCGCGATTTCGCGGCGGCCGCCTCGCACGAACTGCGCACCCCGTTGACCGCGATGCGCACCAACCTCGAGGTCTTGTCCACCCTCGACATGCCCCCCGACCAGCGCCAGGAGCTCATCGGCGACGTGATCCGCACCCAGAGCCGCATCGAGACCACGCTGTGGGCGTTGGAGCGGCTGGCGCAGGGCCAACTCACCACCGCCGACGACTTTGTGCCCGTCGACATCACCGAGATCCTCGACCGCGCCGCCCACGACGCCGAGCGCAGCTACCCCGACCTGAAGGTCTCCCTCGCCGCCTCCACCACGGTGCTGATGGTGGGTCTGCCCGCGGGTCTGCGGCTGGTGATCGACAACGCCATCGCCAACGCGGTCAAGCACGGCGGCGCCACCGAGGTCCGGCTCGACGCGATCAGCTCGGCCACCGGCGTGCAGATCACGGTCGACGACAACGGTTCCGGCGTGCCCGAGGCCGAACGCACCGAGGTGTTCGAACGGTTCTCCCGCGGCTCGACGGCCTCGCGTTCGGGGTCGGGCCTGGGGCTGGCGCTGGTCGCACAGCAAGCCGAGGTACACGGCGGGACCGCGCGGCTGGAGAAGAGTCCGCTGGGCGGCGCCCGGCTGGTGCTGGACCTGCCCGGCGTGCAGTAA